A single genomic interval of Chloracidobacterium validum harbors:
- a CDS encoding 2Fe-2S iron-sulfur cluster-binding protein gives MPTVTFQPSGQTVEVAPGATLLSAAQQAGQPLLHFCGGHGICQTCEVRVDATTAAALSDPDAKERRWFDPEDLAAGRRLACCAQVQKDLTFTLPAAKRFDIAAQFEKLTLGEGLQLWLRMVAAASEDFLNHARHGYAALLNGIETVQQKGVAELPTLTAQFVNASLTNGILAFEAVATGMARSMGGDGTPAAGSPAATASATGTPKASEARPVAMDVRPRPRPGSESRPPTPPSRSGERQP, from the coding sequence ATGCCAACCGTGACCTTCCAGCCATCCGGGCAGACCGTCGAAGTCGCGCCTGGGGCGACGCTGCTCAGCGCGGCACAGCAAGCCGGTCAACCACTGCTCCACTTTTGTGGCGGCCATGGGATCTGCCAGACCTGTGAAGTTCGGGTGGACGCCACGACTGCGGCCGCACTGTCCGACCCGGACGCCAAGGAGCGCCGGTGGTTCGACCCAGAAGACCTGGCTGCCGGCCGGCGACTGGCCTGCTGCGCCCAAGTGCAGAAAGACCTAACCTTTACCTTACCGGCGGCGAAGCGGTTCGACATCGCTGCCCAGTTTGAAAAGTTGACGCTTGGTGAAGGGCTTCAGCTTTGGTTGCGGATGGTTGCGGCCGCATCAGAAGATTTCCTCAACCACGCCCGCCATGGCTATGCGGCTCTGCTCAACGGCATTGAAACCGTCCAGCAGAAAGGCGTGGCTGAGTTACCCACCCTTACGGCGCAGTTCGTCAACGCCAGCCTAACCAACGGCATTCTGGCGTTTGAAGCCGTGGCAACCGGCATGGCGCGGAGCATGGGCGGAGATGGCACGCCGGCGGCCGGTTCGCCAGCGGCTACGGCTTCCGCGACTGGCACGCCCAAGGCTTCGGAAGCGCGCCCGGTGGCGATGGACGTCAGGCCGCGTCCGCGTCCGGGAAGTGAATCTCGACCGCCAACCCCGCCATCCCGCTCCGGCGAGCGTCAGCCCTAG
- a CDS encoding ABC transporter permease yields the protein MDVLAAFAITTLTLATPLMLAALGEAVSERAGVVNIGIEGVMLVAAFTGVALCYATTNPWLGLSAAVVGGIALTAVFAALTVNGRYDALLVGTALNIFALGATAVARRELVGDSNAAFIVSTLPIWSVPPVALALSLGAWYWLFRTSYGRSLRAAGENPAAAMSVGLSVVWLRWVALLVSGGLCGLAGGYLALGLSNTFVEGMTAGRGFIALAIVIVGRRHPGGVLLASLVFGAASALQFRLQALGLEAIPYQLFLALPYLLTLVAAAWFSADVARNTSTR from the coding sequence ATGGATGTTCTCGCCGCGTTTGCCATAACCACCTTGACGCTTGCCACGCCGCTGATGTTGGCAGCCCTTGGAGAGGCTGTTTCTGAGCGAGCTGGCGTGGTCAACATTGGCATCGAGGGGGTCATGCTCGTGGCGGCGTTCACGGGCGTTGCCCTGTGCTACGCAACAACCAACCCCTGGCTGGGTTTGTCGGCAGCGGTCGTGGGAGGCATCGCGCTGACGGCCGTTTTCGCGGCTCTAACGGTGAATGGGCGCTATGATGCGCTGCTGGTCGGCACGGCGCTCAACATCTTTGCCCTTGGCGCAACCGCCGTCGCGCGCCGTGAGCTGGTCGGCGACTCCAATGCGGCTTTTATCGTTTCAACGCTACCCATTTGGAGTGTGCCCCCGGTGGCGCTCGCGCTCAGCCTTGGCGCTTGGTATTGGCTTTTCCGTACCTCTTACGGGCGAAGCCTGCGCGCGGCGGGTGAAAACCCGGCAGCAGCGATGAGTGTCGGGCTGAGTGTCGTGTGGCTGCGTTGGGTGGCATTGCTGGTGAGCGGCGGCCTCTGCGGATTGGCCGGTGGGTATCTGGCGCTTGGTCTCTCCAATACCTTCGTCGAAGGTATGACCGCCGGACGCGGCTTCATTGCGCTGGCGATTGTGATCGTCGGCCGACGCCATCCCGGCGGCGTCCTGCTGGCTTCACTGGTGTTCGGCGCAGCCAGCGCCCTGCAATTCCGTTTGCAAGCACTGGGTTTGGAAGCGATCCCCTACCAACTGTTTTTGGCCTTGCCCTACCTGCTCACGTTGGTTGCGGCTGCGTGGTTTAGCGCCGACGTTGCGCGGAACACGTCCACGCGGTGA
- a CDS encoding sodium-translocating pyrophosphatase produces MEYAVIFGFTIVALGFAGFLAKNVLALETGTDAMRNISDAIKEGAEAFLRRQNVTIAYLAVALAALIFILYAFVRAPSMNDPVKDPRVLALVTVVSFLLGAACSVASGYIGMWISIRTNIRTASAARTSLNGALQAALRGGAVAGLLVVALSLLGVAGLFTVVNLLNITDMGKIPLLIAGYGFGASFVALFAQLGGGIYTKAADVGADLVGKVEAGIPEDDPRNPAVIADLVGDNVGDCAGRGADLFESMAAENIGVLILASSLFAANATAFEKSQQLGVLLYPLVVGAFGLLASMVGVMVVRTDEKSDPMKALNRGFYVTCVLATVGFFIASKWLLSSTAAPNAYLSFFACGVVGILTSLAFVFITQYYTEYRYRPVKSIADASKTGPATNVIMGIAVGLESTAIPVIVIAIAVLTSYYLGMNSGFAKAGLFGTAAATMGMLGTAGYILAMDTFGPITDNAGGIVEMSDQPDDVREKTDRLDAVGNTTKALTKGYAVGSAALAAFLLFSAYLDEVRSYWPFTYGPTLERIDIAKPEVFIGAMIGAMLVMLFASLAIKAVGAVAQDVITEVRRQFKSNPGIMKGTSKPDYGHCVDIVTRGALKQMVLPGALVVLTPIIVGVVFRQIYISQGMASTSATGAEVVGGLLLVGTIVGILMALFLNNGGGAWDNAKKYIETGAYGGKRSDAHKAAVVGDTVGDPFKDTAGPSLHVLIKLLATITLVMAPLFI; encoded by the coding sequence ATGGAATACGCTGTCATTTTTGGATTCACCATTGTCGCGCTTGGCTTTGCCGGCTTCCTCGCCAAGAACGTGCTGGCGCTTGAAACCGGAACCGACGCCATGCGGAACATCTCCGACGCCATCAAGGAAGGCGCGGAAGCCTTCTTACGGCGTCAAAATGTCACCATTGCCTATTTGGCCGTGGCGCTTGCGGCACTGATCTTTATTCTCTACGCCTTCGTGCGCGCACCCAGCATGAACGACCCGGTGAAAGACCCGCGGGTGCTGGCGCTCGTGACCGTGGTTTCGTTTTTGTTGGGCGCAGCCTGCTCGGTGGCGTCGGGTTACATCGGTATGTGGATTTCGATTCGGACGAACATCCGCACGGCCTCGGCGGCCAGGACCAGCCTGAACGGGGCGTTGCAAGCCGCGCTGCGGGGTGGAGCGGTCGCCGGACTGCTGGTGGTTGCGCTTTCCCTGCTCGGCGTTGCCGGACTCTTTACGGTTGTGAACCTGCTCAACATCACCGACATGGGAAAGATTCCATTGCTGATCGCGGGTTACGGCTTTGGGGCCTCTTTTGTGGCGCTGTTTGCGCAGTTGGGCGGTGGTATCTACACCAAGGCAGCCGACGTGGGTGCTGACTTGGTCGGCAAGGTCGAAGCCGGCATTCCCGAAGACGACCCCCGCAACCCGGCCGTGATTGCCGACTTGGTTGGCGACAACGTCGGTGACTGCGCTGGGCGCGGCGCCGACTTGTTTGAATCCATGGCGGCGGAAAACATTGGCGTGCTGATTTTGGCATCGTCACTGTTTGCCGCCAATGCCACTGCCTTTGAAAAATCCCAGCAACTGGGCGTGCTGCTGTACCCGCTGGTGGTAGGCGCGTTCGGGCTGCTTGCCTCGATGGTGGGTGTTATGGTGGTGCGAACGGATGAGAAGTCCGATCCGATGAAAGCGCTCAATCGCGGCTTTTATGTCACCTGCGTGCTGGCGACGGTCGGCTTTTTCATTGCCTCGAAGTGGCTGCTGTCAAGCACCGCCGCGCCCAATGCCTACCTGAGCTTCTTTGCCTGTGGCGTCGTTGGCATTTTGACATCGCTGGCCTTTGTCTTCATCACGCAGTACTACACGGAATATCGCTACCGACCGGTGAAGTCCATTGCTGACGCCTCGAAGACCGGCCCCGCCACGAATGTCATCATGGGCATTGCCGTTGGCTTGGAATCCACCGCCATTCCGGTCATTGTGATTGCAATCGCGGTGTTGACTTCTTACTACCTCGGCATGAACTCCGGTTTTGCCAAAGCCGGACTCTTTGGGACAGCCGCCGCAACGATGGGGATGCTAGGGACGGCCGGCTACATTCTGGCCATGGATACGTTCGGCCCGATTACGGACAACGCGGGCGGCATCGTTGAAATGTCCGACCAGCCAGACGATGTGCGCGAGAAAACTGACCGCCTCGATGCCGTGGGCAATACGACCAAGGCGCTTACGAAGGGGTACGCGGTTGGTTCGGCGGCATTGGCGGCCTTTTTGTTGTTTTCAGCCTATCTGGATGAAGTGCGCAGTTACTGGCCGTTCACCTATGGGCCGACGCTCGAACGCATTGATATTGCCAAGCCGGAAGTGTTCATCGGAGCCATGATCGGCGCCATGCTGGTGATGCTGTTTGCTTCGCTGGCGATCAAGGCCGTCGGCGCGGTGGCGCAGGATGTCATCACGGAAGTCCGGCGGCAATTCAAGAGCAATCCGGGCATCATGAAAGGCACGAGCAAGCCGGACTATGGCCACTGTGTGGACATCGTGACCCGTGGCGCGCTCAAGCAAATGGTGCTACCGGGCGCGCTCGTGGTGCTCACGCCCATCATCGTTGGCGTCGTGTTTCGCCAAATCTACATTTCGCAGGGCATGGCTTCGACCAGCGCTACCGGCGCAGAGGTCGTTGGCGGCTTACTGTTGGTTGGCACGATTGTTGGCATCCTGATGGCCCTGTTCCTCAACAACGGTGGTGGGGCGTGGGATAACGCCAAAAAGTACATCGAGACCGGCGCTTATGGTGGTAAGCGCAGCGATGCGCACAAGGCCGCTGTGGTGGGAGATACCGTAGGCGATCCGTTCAAGGACACGGCCGGACCGTCGTTGCACGTGCTCATCAAGCTGTTGGCGACGATTACGCTCGTCATGGCCCCGCTGTTCATTTGA
- a CDS encoding DUF4276 family protein: MGKKYPWRSSLIRLLILVEGQSEETFVKRTLGPYLARQNVYAEAVVLWTKRLPAGGGFQGGASSWNQIFGNLKRLAGDTNAWITTLLDFYGLPSDFPGLQAMKKSAGVRARVACLEDHLAQKMNHGRFIPFLALHEFEAWLFSSPQVTAQHFGTPGLANKLQSIVDRAGEPELINNGKKTHPKAQLARLVANYKEASDGPLILNKIGIEAIRTACPHFDKWLKKLEALGSHLP; encoded by the coding sequence TTGGGAAAAAAATATCCTTGGAGGTCGTCCTTGATCCGGTTGCTGATACTGGTCGAAGGCCAGAGTGAAGAAACTTTTGTCAAGCGAACGCTAGGTCCGTACCTGGCCAGGCAAAACGTATATGCAGAGGCAGTCGTGTTGTGGACGAAACGTTTGCCAGCAGGTGGTGGTTTCCAAGGTGGGGCATCGAGTTGGAATCAAATTTTTGGCAACCTCAAGCGTCTGGCCGGAGATACCAATGCGTGGATAACCACGTTGCTTGATTTCTATGGACTTCCAAGTGATTTTCCAGGACTGCAAGCCATGAAAAAAAGTGCCGGCGTGCGCGCGAGGGTGGCTTGCTTGGAAGACCACCTCGCGCAAAAGATGAACCACGGGCGTTTCATTCCTTTTCTGGCGCTGCATGAGTTTGAAGCCTGGCTCTTTAGCTCGCCGCAAGTGACAGCACAGCATTTTGGAACTCCCGGCCTGGCAAACAAGCTCCAGTCCATCGTAGACAGAGCGGGCGAACCGGAACTGATCAACAATGGCAAGAAAACGCACCCCAAGGCCCAGTTGGCTCGGTTGGTAGCGAACTACAAGGAAGCCAGTGACGGCCCCCTCATTTTGAACAAAATCGGCATCGAGGCGATTCGGACGGCTTGCCCACATTTCGATAAGTGGCTGAAAAAATTGGAAGCCTTGGGCAGCCATCTGCCGTAA
- a CDS encoding AAA family ATPase, translated as MRTLRKISIAGFKSIASAELTLGDLNVVIGANGSGKSNFIGVFKLLERVLSHNLQLYVASMPDRFLHHGRKVTPALSLDLTFARNAYGFKLMAVQDTLVFEHESVEYSGFWSYREPIAVGHRESQLEEAAIGYKNKIPKYVFPIARDLVVYHFHDTSDASPVKQAADVEDNRFLRSDGANLPAYLYWLQEKHPNEFRHIEEHVQLVAPFFEGFVLAPSKLNERKIKLEWRQKGSDAYFDAYALSDGTLRFMCLATLLLQPSLPALILLDEPELGLHPFAIRVLAEMLEAASKRGQVILATQSVTLLNHFAPHQIIVAEHDGLKTTFKRLDEEVLRDWLATYSLGELWEKNILGGRP; from the coding sequence GTGCGTACCCTGCGTAAGATCAGCATTGCAGGTTTCAAATCCATTGCCAGCGCCGAGCTAACGCTTGGTGACCTCAACGTGGTCATCGGCGCGAACGGTTCAGGCAAATCAAACTTCATCGGTGTCTTCAAGCTTCTGGAGCGTGTGCTCTCGCACAACCTACAGTTGTACGTGGCGAGCATGCCGGACCGCTTTCTCCATCACGGCCGCAAAGTCACCCCGGCGCTTTCCCTTGACCTTACCTTCGCTAGAAACGCCTACGGATTCAAGCTCATGGCCGTGCAAGACACGCTGGTTTTTGAACATGAGAGCGTTGAATACAGCGGTTTTTGGAGCTACCGGGAGCCAATTGCCGTTGGCCACAGGGAGAGTCAACTGGAGGAAGCAGCTATTGGTTACAAAAACAAAATCCCAAAGTATGTGTTTCCTATCGCGCGGGACTTGGTCGTCTATCACTTCCACGATACATCTGATGCTTCTCCGGTCAAACAGGCGGCTGATGTAGAGGACAATCGGTTTCTCCGTTCTGATGGAGCGAATCTGCCTGCATATCTGTACTGGTTGCAGGAAAAACATCCAAACGAATTTCGCCACATCGAGGAGCATGTCCAGCTTGTTGCTCCCTTCTTTGAAGGTTTCGTGCTGGCGCCATCTAAGCTGAATGAGCGGAAAATCAAGCTGGAATGGCGTCAGAAAGGCTCGGATGCGTACTTTGACGCTTACGCCCTGTCAGACGGCACGCTGCGTTTCATGTGCCTGGCAACGCTCTTGTTACAGCCGTCTCTCCCGGCCCTGATTTTGCTTGACGAGCCAGAACTAGGCTTACATCCCTTTGCCATTCGGGTTCTGGCCGAAATGTTGGAGGCGGCTTCAAAGCGTGGGCAGGTGATTCTTGCCACGCAGTCGGTGACGCTGCTCAATCACTTCGCGCCACATCAGATCATCGTCGCTGAGCATGACGGGCTAAAGACAACGTTCAAGCGATTGGATGAAGAGGTGCTTCGAGATTGGCTGGCCACGTACAGCCTGGGTGAGCTTTGGGAAAAAAATATCCTTGGAGGTCGTCCTTGA
- a CDS encoding valine--tRNA ligase, with amino-acid sequence MPYDLPKAYDPTQIEQKWYPFWEQGGYFQPQGDGKPFCIVIPPPNVTGSLHMGHALQHALMDVLTRWRRMQGRRALWLPGTDHAGIATQMVVEKKLAAEGIKRTDLTRDDFEARVWDWKAESGGTIQRQMRLEGVSVDWSRERFTLDEGLSRAVREVFVRLYEEGRIYRGSYMVNWSPKLQTAVSDLEVEMKEVKGKLYHLAYPVVGRDETLVVATTRPETMLGDTAVAVHPTDERYRHLIGARVRLPLVGREIPIVADEFVEIGFGTGAVKVTPAHDPNDFELGKRHNLELVVVIGKDGTMTEEAGAAFAGLDRFKAREKVAQQLEAAGALVKIEDYTHNVGHCQRSGVPIEPLVSEQWFLDVKPLAEVAIQAVRDGRTRFIPSSWEKVYFDWMENIRPWCISRQLWWGHRIPAWYADDGRFAVARSEAEARQKLELPDDAPMTQDADVLDTWFSSALWAFSTFGWTGDPTRDAANPDLQTFTPTDVLVTGFDIIFFWVARMMMMSLHFTGDVPFRTVFVTGLVRDAQGQKMSKTKGNVVDPLEVFEKYGTDAVRFSLVSAVTGANDIKLQESKMEAARNFANKIWNATRFTLGNLDDHLEQPTWQSTPSLADRWIKSRLTRVTQEVTDALESFRFHDATLTLYKFFWNDFCDWYIELVKPVVSAPEDTPERSATRGRLAAILEQALRLLHPFMPFITEELWQQVSRQAWPDGQRPTSLCIAPYPEADIANLDPAAEREMEAVINLISRVRNIRAEMNLPPSAQVELHVAAPAPLRAIFTAQQGAITRLARAAAVIGHETLPDLGFCARSVTPEGVNLALPLADLVDANTERARLEREITKREKELNQLLETIHRPGFAERAAPEVVAEKQEQRGALETQLAALRDTLATFG; translated from the coding sequence ATGCCCTACGACTTGCCGAAAGCCTACGACCCAACCCAGATCGAACAAAAGTGGTACCCTTTTTGGGAACAGGGTGGCTATTTTCAGCCCCAGGGCGACGGAAAGCCCTTTTGCATCGTCATTCCGCCGCCGAATGTTACCGGTTCGCTCCACATGGGCCATGCCCTCCAGCATGCCCTGATGGATGTCCTGACGCGCTGGCGCCGGATGCAGGGCCGGCGCGCGCTGTGGCTTCCCGGCACCGACCACGCCGGCATTGCCACCCAGATGGTCGTCGAGAAAAAACTTGCCGCCGAGGGCATCAAACGCACTGACCTGACCCGTGACGACTTCGAGGCTCGCGTTTGGGACTGGAAGGCCGAGTCCGGCGGCACCATCCAACGCCAAATGCGCTTGGAAGGCGTAAGCGTGGACTGGTCACGCGAACGCTTTACGCTGGATGAAGGATTGAGCCGCGCCGTTCGGGAGGTCTTCGTTCGCCTGTATGAAGAGGGCCGCATCTACCGTGGATCCTACATGGTCAACTGGTCGCCCAAACTGCAAACTGCGGTATCTGACCTGGAAGTTGAAATGAAAGAGGTCAAGGGCAAGCTCTATCACCTTGCCTACCCCGTTGTGGGCCGGGACGAAACCCTGGTGGTCGCTACCACGCGCCCGGAGACCATGCTCGGCGACACTGCGGTGGCCGTTCACCCGACGGACGAACGCTACCGCCACCTCATCGGAGCGCGGGTTCGGCTGCCGCTGGTGGGGCGCGAAATCCCAATCGTCGCTGATGAATTTGTGGAAATCGGCTTTGGAACCGGCGCGGTCAAAGTCACCCCCGCCCACGATCCAAATGACTTCGAACTCGGCAAGCGCCATAACCTTGAACTCGTTGTCGTCATTGGCAAGGACGGCACAATGACCGAAGAAGCTGGGGCAGCGTTTGCCGGACTGGATCGGTTCAAAGCCCGCGAAAAGGTCGCGCAACAGCTCGAAGCCGCCGGCGCATTGGTCAAGATCGAGGATTACACCCACAATGTCGGGCACTGCCAACGCTCCGGGGTTCCGATTGAGCCGCTGGTGTCGGAGCAATGGTTCTTGGACGTCAAGCCCCTCGCCGAAGTCGCCATTCAAGCCGTCCGCGACGGCCGCACACGGTTTATTCCCAGCTCATGGGAAAAGGTGTACTTCGACTGGATGGAAAACATCCGCCCGTGGTGCATCTCGCGGCAGTTGTGGTGGGGACACCGCATTCCAGCCTGGTACGCCGACGACGGACGGTTTGCCGTTGCCCGCTCTGAAGCTGAAGCGCGTCAAAAACTGGAGCTTCCAGATGACGCGCCCATGACGCAGGATGCCGATGTCCTCGACACTTGGTTTTCCTCTGCACTGTGGGCATTTTCGACCTTTGGCTGGACAGGCGACCCAACCCGCGACGCCGCCAATCCCGACCTACAAACGTTCACGCCGACGGATGTGCTCGTCACCGGCTTTGACATCATCTTCTTCTGGGTAGCCCGGATGATGATGATGAGCCTGCACTTTACCGGTGATGTTCCCTTTCGCACGGTGTTCGTCACTGGCTTGGTGCGCGATGCCCAGGGGCAAAAAATGTCAAAGACCAAAGGGAATGTCGTTGACCCACTCGAAGTCTTCGAGAAGTACGGCACCGACGCCGTGCGGTTTTCGCTCGTCTCGGCCGTCACCGGCGCCAATGACATCAAGCTTCAGGAAAGCAAGATGGAAGCGGCACGCAACTTTGCCAACAAGATTTGGAACGCCACGCGCTTTACCCTCGGCAATCTCGACGACCACCTGGAACAACCCACTTGGCAAAGCACGCCAAGCCTGGCCGACCGATGGATCAAGTCGCGCTTGACGCGCGTTACCCAGGAAGTGACTGATGCGCTTGAAAGTTTTCGTTTTCATGACGCAACGCTGACGCTTTACAAGTTCTTCTGGAATGACTTCTGCGACTGGTACATCGAGTTGGTCAAGCCGGTGGTTTCCGCGCCGGAAGACACGCCGGAGCGGTCAGCCACCCGCGGCCGACTGGCGGCTATCCTGGAGCAGGCGTTACGCCTCTTGCATCCGTTCATGCCGTTCATCACCGAGGAACTTTGGCAGCAAGTGAGTCGGCAGGCGTGGCCAGACGGTCAACGCCCGACCAGCCTGTGCATCGCGCCCTACCCTGAAGCGGACATAGCGAACCTTGACCCGGCAGCCGAGCGCGAGATGGAAGCGGTTATCAACCTGATTAGTCGAGTGCGGAATATCCGCGCCGAAATGAACCTCCCGCCGAGCGCCCAAGTCGAGCTTCATGTGGCTGCCCCGGCGCCACTGCGCGCCATCTTCACCGCCCAGCAGGGCGCGATTACGCGGCTGGCACGGGCCGCGGCCGTCATCGGACATGAAACCCTGCCCGACCTTGGCTTTTGCGCTCGCAGTGTCACGCCCGAAGGCGTCAACCTTGCCCTACCACTCGCCGACCTCGTGGATGCCAACACCGAGCGCGCGCGTCTGGAACGGGAAATCACCAAGCGCGAAAAGGAACTCAACCAGCTTTTAGAAACGATTCACCGGCCGGGTTTTGCCGAGCGCGCCGCCCCGGAAGTCGTGGCCGAAAAGCAGGAACAGCGGGGGGCACTGGAAACCCAACTGGCGGCACTGCGCGACACCCTGGCGACGTTTGGCTGA